A stretch of the Desulfobacter sp. genome encodes the following:
- a CDS encoding prepilin-type N-terminal cleavage/methylation domain-containing protein: MIRSGFLGNSPLDHRGFTLVEVMVAIMSIPIS; the protein is encoded by the coding sequence ATGATCAGATCAGGTTTTTTGGGGAATTCACCCCTTGATCACCGCGGGTTTACCCTTGTGGAGGTGATGGTGGCCATTATGTCTATACCGATTTCATGA